From a single Sander vitreus isolate 19-12246 chromosome 2, sanVit1, whole genome shotgun sequence genomic region:
- the haspin gene encoding uncharacterized protein haspin, producing the protein MKPLKPLFLKTYGKERRKLSAWISPEYRKQAFDSTPSTDGDMSVFEPAKPPMIRERKTSVASRRAGRPAKKKAMLCLAEKSSSSDEETTPPPPCPQPAQQSKTTRERRTGVARRRAGHPAKKKAILCLTDTSIDEENISPFCPQPAQQSKTSSDHLPSAGRFVTRRRHAAATKPQLPKSTFSMLDSSDDFTSGAIASRRILRARRVPPTYVVSSAENSMNAAGTAGFATNPFREISLNELTDHSLGPCPRKPIFCSTPSAGSFSKRPRLKPLSINDQSSNPPSMSVSCIGVLSTFQEDVDSPGQRVSAPRSAPPNSGEKLRSSLSEQEPHLHHNEEPSGVLFMEPSSTNKRRSCSVEARSYSEDTKTKSAGELPSLNLLSTDESRSHFVSAAGGSGWLIEALKEKCLTKRCSVQLGRLDSVTVSQLCSQTTYSSCLGQSSSAHSRQTSEHPVSVDSRQTFDLLHSLGSSFDLNLSVTNVKTSDYIQSVNSFESSEHAASVTGSQSANNSPSAEHSSTQESMAQPESLLYAESTYHKDSRVEFIMGTQLPANSSVQTPFAVALKDKSLTKKCTVELKKMSLSPQNSEPNKSDNDHTHLTSPSPVAQTQSKDPETEEKAALLTATLKEKCITDKVIVGVKRVTLSQVKEILQLKDTFELPTDASDSASDNQTKNNHQCERDTYPCNEETSAMKVNMKKRGSTSSENKIASDKEEVVKNSSNISHKGKKTHPAPKERKRKSTSTDRSGTTRKACISGLSVSRWKNKGSASTQVFRSRTAQTGGNKAVDCSIDELISTHHKPQPRELLGTTINFSTPVKASRLNLSSLLADFTPNTHTWSRLKAALSVHRKGMVICTPSSLRLSVSGSPRRVKLDISQDLFATPSRTPLPKHLRSQLLSRNSSIVCEDADLSDAEKVYAECGQQRPLPWEECILPHRMKRCVKIGEGTFGEVFSTTNASGDTVALKIIPVEGSEKVNGEDQKTLGEILHEIIISKELSSLKEKLQNKTHGFIGLNDLHCVQGCYPPDFLNAWDAFDQQRGSENDRPDFFEKDQLFIILEFEFGGMDLENSNGTLASLGVAKSILHQVTAALAVAEQELHFEHRDLHWGNVLVKTTKQKTGSFLLNGAAHSLETKGVLVRIIDYSLSRLEIDDLTVSCDISEDEELFMGQGDYQFDIYRQMRQENGNNWCNYHPHTNVLWLHYLCSKLLSMKYRGSGGRGAKGMREELTRFHGNVLQYSSATEALQNCPMFH; encoded by the exons ATGAAGCCATTAAAGCCGTTATTTTTGAAGACCTACGGTAAGGAGAGGCGAAAGCTGTCCGCCTGGATCTCACCGGAATACCGCAAGCAGGCCTTCGACAGCACACCCTCAACAGACGGTGATATGTCTGTCTTTGAACCCGCAAAACCTCCGATGATAAG agagaggaagactaGTGTTGCTAGTCGTAGAGCAGGGCGTCCTGCCAAGAAAAAGGCCATGCTATGTCTGGCtgagaagagcagcagcagtgatgAGGAGActacccctcctcctccctgtccTCAGCCTGCTCAGCAGAGCAAGACAACCAG agagaggaggactgGTGTTGCTAGGCGTAGAGCGGGGCATCCTGCCAAGAAAAAGGCCATCTTATGTCTGACAGACACCAGCATTGATGAGGAGAACATCTCTCCCTTCTGTCCTCAGCCTGCTCAGCAGAGCAAGACATCCAG cGATCATCTTCCTTCTGCGGGCCGCTTTGTAACCCGCCGCAGACATGCTGCTGCCACCAAACCCCAACTCCCTAAATCAACGTTCAGTATGCTCGACTCTTCAGATGACTTTACTTCCGGAGCCATTGCTTCCAGGAGGATTCTTCGGGCGAGGAGGGTCCCCCCAACATATGTGGTATCGAGTGCAGAGAACTCAATGAATGCTGCAGGGACTGCCGGCTTTGCCACCAACCCCTTCCGAGAGATATCCCTCAATGAGTTGACAGATCACAGCCTCGGACCCTGCCCCAGGAAACCCATCTTTTGCTCCACGCCCTCAGCAGGCTCCTTCAGCAAACGGCCACGCCTTAAACCCTTATCTATAAATGATCAATCTTCCAACCCGCCATCCATGTCAGTGAGTTGTATAGGCGTCTTGAGCACATTCCAAGAAGACGTGGATTCACCAGGGCAGCGTGTCTCCGCACCACGTTCTGCACCACCCAATTCTGGGGAGAAGCTGCGGTCGAGCCTTAGTGAGCAAGAACCACACCTGCATCACAACGAAGAACCTTCTGGTGTTTTGTTCATGGAGCCCAGCAGCACAAACAAGAGAAGAAGCTGTAGTGTGGAAGCCAGAAGCTATAGTGAAGACACAAAAACCAAGAGTGCTGGGGAATTACCAAGTCTGAATCTGCTCTCGACCGATGAAAGCAGAAGTCATTTTGTGTCAGCAGCCGGTGGATCAGGGTGGCTGATAGAGGCTCTAAAGGAGAAATGTTTGACCAAGCGCTGCTCCGTGCAGCTAGGAAGATTGGACAGCGTCACTGTTTCTCAGCTATGCAGTCAAACAACCTACTCATCCTGTTTGGGACAGTCAAGCTCAGCCCACAGCCGGCAAACAAGTGAACATCCAGTGTCTGTGGACAGCCGTCAAACTTTTGACCTTTTACATTCTTTAGGATCATCATTTGATCTTAATTTATCTGTGACGAACGTTAAAACCAGTGATTATATACAGTCAGTAAATAGTTTTGAATCTTCTGAACATGCAGCTTCAGTGACTGGCAGTCAAAGCGCTAACAATTCACCATCAGCTGAACACTCGTCCACACAGGAATCCATGGCGCAGCCAGAATCATTACTCTATGCTGAATCTACCTACCACAAAGACAGCCGCGTTGAGTTTATCATGGGCACACAACTACCAGCCAACAGCTCTGTGCAAACACCGTTTGCTGTTGCATTAAAGGACAAAAGTCTAACTAAGAAATGCACCGTTGagctcaaaaaaatgtctttgtcaCCACAGAATTCAGAACCAAACAAGTCTGACAATGACCACACACATCTCACATCTCCCAGTCCGGTAGCTCAGACGCAGTCTAAAGACCCAGAAACGGAAGAAAAGGCAGCGTTGCTCACGGCGACGCTAAAGGAGAAATGTATAACTGACAAAGTCATTGTTGGGGTAAAGAGAGTAACATTGTCACAAGTAAAAGAAATTCTGCAGCTCAAAGACACATTTGAATTACCCACAGATGCGTCAGACTCGGCCAGTGATAACCAGACAAAGAATAACCATCAGTGTGAGAGGGACACCTATCCCTGTAATGAAGAAACTTCTGCCATGAAAGTAAACATGAAAAAGAGAGGCTCAACTAGCTCTGAAAACAAGATTGCTTCAGACAAAGAAGAAGTTGTGAAGAACTCTTCCAACATTTCCCACAAAGGAAAAAAGACACATCCGGCTCctaaagaaaggaaaaggaagAGCACGTCCACGGACCGGTCTGGGACAACCAGGAAGGCATGCATAAGTGGTCTGAGCGTGAGTCGCTGGAAAAACAAAGGCAGTGCCAGCACACAAGTGTTCAGGAGCAGGACTGCACAGACGGGCGGTAACAAGGCTGTGGACTGCAGCATCGACGAGCTGATCTCCACACATCACAAACCACAGCCACGG GAGCTGTTGGGAACCACCATCAATTTCTCCACCCCGGTGAAAGCGAGTCGGCTCAACCTCTCGTCTCTGTTGGCTGACTTCACgcctaacacacacacctggagtcGACTCAAAGCGGCCCTATCTGTTCATCGCAAGGGCATGG TGATATGCACTCCGAGCAGTTTACGTCTGTCAGTATCGGGGTCACCTAGAAGAGTGAAGTTGGACATCAGCCAGGACCTTTTTGCCACACCCTCGCGGACACCGCTCCCCAAACACCTCCGGTCACAGCTGCTGAGCCGCAATTCTTCG ATTGTGTGTGAGGATGCAGATTTGTCGGATGCAGAGAAGGTGTATGCCGAGTGTGGCCAACAGCGTCCCCTGCCCTGGGAGGAGTGTATACTCCCTCACCGTATGAAACGGTGTGTGAAGATAGGGGAAGGGACCTTCGGTGAGGTCTTCTCCACCACCAACGCCTCAGGAGACACTGTTGCACTCAAA ATCATTCCAGTAGAGGGCAGTGAGAAGGTGAATGGAGAGGATCAGAAGACTTTAGGAGAGATTCTCCATGAGATTATTATCTCAAA GGAGCTGAGCAGCCTGAAAGAGAAGCTGCAGAACAAGACTCACGGGTTTATTGGACTCAACGA TCTCCACTGCGTTCAGGGCTGCTACCCTCCAGATTTCCTGAATGCTTGGGACGCCTTCGACCAGCAGAGAGGCTCTGAGAACGACCGACCAG ATTTCTTTGAAAAGGATCAGTTATTCATAATCCTGGAGTTTGAGTTTGGAGGCATGGACCTAGAGAACAGCAATGGAACG CTGGCGTCTTTGGGGGTGGCGAAGAGCATCCTTCATCAGGTCACGGCTGCCTTGGCTGTTGCTGAGCAGGAGCTACACTTTGAACACAG GGACCTCCACTGGGGCAACGTGCTGGTCAAAACAACCAAGCAGAAGACGGGGAGCTTCCTCCTGAATGGAGCAGCCCACTCTCTGGAAACTAAAGGGGTGTTGGTTCGCATCATTGACTATTCTCTCTCCAGACTCGAAATCG ATGATCTGACGGTGTCCTGTGATATCTCCGAGGATGAGGAGCTTTTCATGGGCCAGGGAGATTACCAGTTTGATATCTACAGACAAATGAGACAGGAGAATGG AAACAACTGGTGTAACTACCACCCCCATACCAACGTGCTGTGGCTCCACTACCTGTGCTCCAAGCTGCTTTCCATGAAGTACCGGGGCTCAGGAGGGAGGGGGGCCAAGGGCATGCGAGAGGAGCTCACTCGTTTCCATGGCAACGTCCTCCAGTACAGTTCTGCCACTGAGGCGCTGCAAAACTGCCCCATGTTTCACTAG